A single region of the Streptomyces sp. NBC_01803 genome encodes:
- the purF gene encoding amidophosphoribosyltransferase, giving the protein MPRGDGLLSHDLDPGEKGPRDACGVFGVWAPGEEVAKLSFFGLYALQHRGQESAGIAVSDGSKILVFKDMGLVSQVFDETSLGALQGHIAVGHARYSTTGASTWENAQPTFRATGHGSIALAHNGNLVNTAELADFVAALPGGRGPRHRTAATNDTDLVTALLAGQTDENGAPLTVEEAAPKVLPRVRGAFSFVFMDEDTLYAARDPQGIRPLVLGRLERGWVVASETAALDIVGASTVREIEPGEMIAVDERGLRSTRFAEAKPRGCVFEYVYLARPDTDIAGRNVYLSRAEMGRRLAAEAPADADLVIATPESGTPAAIGYAEASGIPYGSGLVKNAYVGRTFIQPSQTIRQLGIRLKLNPLKEVIRGKRLVVVDDSIVRGNTQRALVRMLREAGAAEVHVRISSPPIKWPCFFGIDFATRAELIANGLSVEEIGTSLGADSLAYISLDAMVEATTIAKPNLCRACFDGSYPMELPDPAVLGKDVLEQPRGGGEPREPLPLLSGHPGGADALRRP; this is encoded by the coding sequence GTGCCACGTGGTGACGGTCTTCTCAGCCACGACCTCGACCCCGGCGAGAAGGGCCCGAGGGACGCGTGCGGCGTCTTCGGAGTCTGGGCTCCGGGCGAAGAGGTCGCCAAGCTCTCCTTCTTCGGACTCTACGCACTCCAACACCGGGGACAGGAGTCCGCGGGCATCGCTGTCAGCGACGGCTCCAAGATCCTGGTCTTCAAGGACATGGGCCTGGTGTCCCAGGTCTTCGACGAGACATCCCTCGGCGCTCTCCAGGGGCACATCGCCGTGGGCCATGCCCGCTATTCGACGACGGGCGCCTCCACCTGGGAGAACGCCCAGCCCACCTTCCGGGCCACCGGCCACGGCTCCATCGCCTTGGCCCACAACGGGAACCTGGTGAACACGGCCGAGCTCGCCGACTTCGTCGCCGCCTTGCCCGGCGGCCGGGGTCCGCGGCACCGTACCGCCGCCACCAACGACACCGACCTCGTCACCGCGCTGCTCGCCGGGCAGACGGACGAGAACGGCGCGCCGCTGACCGTCGAGGAGGCCGCGCCGAAGGTGCTGCCGCGCGTGCGCGGGGCCTTCAGCTTCGTCTTCATGGACGAGGACACGCTCTACGCCGCCCGCGACCCGCAGGGCATCCGCCCGCTGGTCCTCGGCCGACTGGAGCGCGGCTGGGTGGTCGCCTCCGAGACCGCCGCGCTCGACATCGTCGGCGCCTCCACGGTCCGCGAGATCGAGCCCGGCGAGATGATCGCGGTGGACGAGCGGGGACTGCGGTCCACACGGTTCGCGGAAGCGAAGCCGCGCGGCTGTGTCTTCGAGTATGTCTACCTGGCCCGGCCCGACACGGACATCGCCGGCCGCAACGTCTACCTCTCCCGCGCGGAGATGGGCCGCCGGCTCGCGGCCGAGGCGCCGGCCGACGCCGACCTGGTCATAGCGACCCCGGAGTCGGGCACCCCGGCCGCCATCGGATACGCGGAGGCCAGCGGCATCCCCTATGGCTCCGGCCTGGTGAAGAACGCCTACGTGGGCCGGACGTTCATCCAGCCCAGCCAGACCATCAGGCAGCTCGGCATCCGCCTCAAGCTGAACCCCCTGAAAGAGGTCATCCGCGGCAAGCGGCTGGTCGTCGTGGACGACTCGATCGTCCGGGGAAACACCCAGCGGGCCCTGGTCCGCATGCTGCGCGAGGCCGGCGCGGCCGAGGTGCACGTCCGGATCAGCTCGCCGCCGATCAAGTGGCCGTGCTTCTTCGGCATCGACTTCGCCACCCGCGCGGAGCTGATCGCCAACGGCCTGTCGGTCGAAGAGATCGGCACCTCGCTGGGCGCCGACTCGCTGGCCTACATCTCCCTGGACGCGATGGTCGAGGCCACCACGATCGCCAAGCCCAACCTGTGCCGGGCCTGCTTCGACGGCTCGTATCCGATGGAGCTGCCCGACCCGGCGGTGCTCGGCAAGGACGTGCTGGAGCAGCCGCGGGGCGGAGGCGAGCCCCGCGAGCCGCTGCCCCTGCTGTCCGGCCACCCCGGCGGCGCCGACGCGCTGCGCCGTCCGTAG
- a CDS encoding maleylpyruvate isomerase family mycothiol-dependent enzyme produces MSAVRGKPRAYHPDRVRDALLAQVEFVRLAAHGLTPQQRAKPSGLPGWNVCALLAHIAGQIDALPRLLAQPAPPVTRPETDLNRWAVSTAVIADDLDKRTRQDAEATPDQVAAIDAAAEEMEAVLETAVRDDVLIPHRFGAMRALDFTVTRIVELVVHSDDLTRATAVPVRLDRQALAITVRVLADALAAKAPGASTEVRVPPFAAVQCMPGPRHTRGTPPNVVETDPVTWVRLATGRTTWSAATAAGRLRAGGERAAALAAELPVLG; encoded by the coding sequence ATGTCCGCAGTCCGAGGCAAACCCCGTGCCTACCATCCCGATCGGGTCCGCGACGCGCTGCTCGCCCAGGTCGAATTCGTACGGCTGGCCGCGCATGGGCTGACCCCCCAGCAGCGGGCGAAGCCGTCGGGGCTGCCGGGCTGGAATGTGTGTGCCCTGCTGGCCCACATCGCCGGCCAGATCGACGCCCTGCCCCGCCTCCTCGCCCAGCCCGCGCCGCCCGTCACCCGGCCGGAGACCGATCTCAACCGCTGGGCCGTCTCCACCGCCGTGATCGCGGACGACCTCGACAAGCGGACGCGGCAGGACGCCGAGGCCACGCCGGACCAGGTGGCCGCGATCGACGCCGCGGCGGAGGAGATGGAAGCCGTGCTGGAGACGGCCGTCCGGGACGACGTGCTGATCCCGCACCGCTTCGGCGCGATGCGCGCCCTGGACTTCACCGTCACCCGGATCGTGGAGCTGGTGGTGCACAGCGACGACCTGACGCGGGCCACCGCCGTCCCGGTCCGGCTCGACCGGCAGGCGCTCGCGATCACGGTCCGGGTGCTGGCCGACGCCCTGGCCGCCAAGGCGCCGGGTGCCTCGACCGAGGTGCGCGTCCCGCCGTTCGCCGCCGTCCAGTGCATGCCCGGCCCCCGGCACACCAGGGGAACGCCGCCGAACGTCGTGGAGACCGATCCCGTCACCTGGGTGCGGCTGGCCACCGGCCGGACCACCTGGAGCGCGGCCACCGCCGCCGGCCGGCTGCGGGCCGGCGGCGAGCGGGCCGCGGCCCTCGCGGCGGAGCTGCCCGTGCTCGGCTGA
- a CDS encoding PH domain-containing protein, with protein MAISDHHLAEDEELIYETRQHWTTMVGEFLQLCLTVAAAALLIRALPDDEAWGGTAVWVVLGAALVVAVWRWLVPLLQWRATVYFLTTKRLHKRSGFLTKTGTSIPLSRVNDVTFTATLWQRIMGYGTLRVQSASEHGLLTLRAVPEPEALKNRIYQAVDELESDEHGH; from the coding sequence ATGGCTATATCGGACCACCATCTGGCCGAGGACGAAGAGCTGATCTACGAGACGCGGCAGCACTGGACCACGATGGTCGGCGAGTTCCTCCAGCTCTGCCTGACCGTCGCCGCGGCCGCCCTCCTGATCCGGGCCCTGCCGGACGACGAGGCGTGGGGTGGGACGGCCGTGTGGGTGGTGCTGGGGGCGGCGCTGGTCGTCGCGGTCTGGCGGTGGCTGGTGCCACTGCTCCAGTGGCGGGCCACGGTCTACTTCCTGACCACCAAGCGGCTGCACAAGCGCTCGGGATTCCTGACCAAGACCGGCACCAGCATCCCGCTGAGCCGGGTGAACGACGTGACGTTCACGGCCACCCTGTGGCAGCGGATCATGGGCTACGGCACGCTGCGCGTCCAGTCGGCGTCCGAGCACGGGCTGCTGACGCTGCGGGCGGTGCCGGAGCCCGAGGCACTGAAGAACCGGATCTACCAGGCCGTCGACGAGCTGGAGAGCGACGAGCACGGCCACTGA
- a CDS encoding YbhB/YbcL family Raf kinase inhibitor-like protein, whose protein sequence is MAGINLRSSAFNDQAPIPDRYAKDGGNLSPPLDWSRPPPGTEELVLLCEDPDAPSGTFVHWLVTGIDPVGGGVRGGELPQGGIPHTNGFGGRGWDGPRPPVGDPAHRYFFRLYALPEHVELPERASAAEVHRRLDGRSLASGTLLGLHQR, encoded by the coding sequence ATGGCTGGAATCAACCTACGCAGTAGCGCTTTCAACGATCAGGCACCGATCCCCGACCGTTACGCCAAGGACGGCGGCAACCTGTCGCCACCCCTGGACTGGTCGCGGCCCCCGCCCGGCACCGAGGAGCTGGTCCTGCTCTGCGAGGACCCGGACGCGCCCTCCGGCACCTTCGTGCACTGGCTGGTCACCGGTATCGACCCGGTCGGCGGGGGCGTGCGCGGCGGCGAGCTGCCCCAGGGCGGTATCCCCCACACCAACGGCTTCGGCGGCCGGGGCTGGGACGGTCCCAGGCCCCCGGTCGGCGACCCCGCGCACCGCTACTTCTTCCGCCTCTACGCGCTTCCCGAGCACGTCGAGCTCCCGGAGCGCGCCTCGGCGGCGGAGGTGCACCGGAGGCTGGACGGCCGGTCCCTGGCCAGCGGCACGCTGCTGGGCCTACATCAGCGATGA
- a CDS encoding DUF2795 domain-containing protein, translated as MTSTDVGEILRVVKNVDFPAGKDELIQEAKRAGASEPAVKALRGIPPEQYGNRAEVARSVRLPADSDLGHSPAQRAEQAREGGKHGQSEQLRDVPKPPIQEELDRDRRA; from the coding sequence ATGACTTCCACCGACGTCGGCGAGATCCTGCGCGTCGTGAAGAACGTCGACTTCCCGGCCGGCAAGGACGAGCTGATCCAGGAGGCGAAACGGGCCGGCGCCTCCGAGCCCGCCGTCAAGGCGTTGCGCGGCATCCCGCCGGAGCAGTACGGGAACCGGGCCGAGGTGGCCCGTTCCGTGCGGCTGCCCGCCGACTCCGACCTGGGCCACAGCCCGGCGCAGCGGGCCGAGCAGGCGCGCGAGGGCGGCAAGCACGGGCAGTCCGAGCAGCTGCGGGACGTGCCCAAGCCACCGATTCAGGAAGAGCTCGACCGCGACAGGAGGGCGTGA
- the purL gene encoding phosphoribosylformylglycinamidine synthase subunit PurL codes for MSDSSSVLDTVKHAAGTPHSAQPWAELGLKPDEYERVREILGRRPTGAELAMYSVMWSEHCSYKSSKVHLGQFGEKAPASDALLVGIGENAGVVDVGQGYAVTFKVESHNHPSYIEPYQGAATGIGGIVRDILAMGARPVAVMDPLRFGAADHPDTRRVLPGVVAGIGGYGNCLGLPNIGGEVVFDACYQGNPLVNALCVGVMRHEDIHLAKASGPGNKVILYGARTGGDGIGGVSVLASETFDGSGKPAKRPAVQVGDPFQEKLLIECTLEVFAEKLVAGIQDLGGAGLSCATSELASAGSGGMRVDLDAVPLRDSSLSPEEILMSESQERMCAIVEPDKVDRFLEICAKWDVLATVIGEVTEGDRLEIFWHGEQIVDVPPRTVAHEGPVYHRPYARPDWQDALQADDPARLPRPAGGAELREQVLRLVSSPNQAAKTWITAQYDRYVLGNTVLAQPEDGGMIRVDEETNLGVAIATDGNGRYAKLDPYTGAQLALAESYRNVAATGARPLAVTDCLNFGSPEDPAVMWQFAETTRGLADACRTLGTPVTGGNVSLYNQTGDTAIHPTPVVGVLGVIDDVTRRTPMAFGEEGRLIYLLGDTAEEFGGSAWSQVIHDHLGGLPPRVDLERERLLADILIAASRDGMIDAAHDLSDGGLIQAVVESCLRGGKGARLVVPDGLDVFTFLFSESAGRAVVAVPRGEEVRFTDMCRVRALPAARVGVIDGDAVIVQDAFTIALEELREAHEWALPELFG; via the coding sequence ATGTCCGATTCGTCCTCCGTCCTCGATACCGTCAAGCACGCCGCCGGCACCCCGCACTCCGCCCAGCCCTGGGCCGAGCTCGGCCTGAAGCCGGACGAGTACGAACGGGTCCGGGAGATCCTGGGCCGCCGCCCCACCGGAGCCGAGCTCGCCATGTACTCGGTGATGTGGTCCGAGCACTGCTCCTACAAGTCCAGCAAGGTCCACCTCGGCCAGTTCGGCGAGAAGGCCCCGGCCAGTGACGCGCTCCTCGTCGGCATCGGCGAGAACGCCGGCGTGGTCGATGTCGGCCAGGGCTACGCGGTGACGTTCAAGGTCGAGTCGCACAACCACCCCTCGTACATCGAGCCCTACCAGGGCGCGGCCACCGGCATCGGCGGCATCGTCCGCGACATCCTCGCCATGGGCGCCCGCCCGGTCGCCGTGATGGACCCGCTGCGCTTCGGCGCCGCCGACCACCCCGACACCCGCCGCGTCCTGCCCGGCGTGGTCGCCGGCATCGGCGGCTACGGGAACTGCCTGGGTCTGCCCAACATCGGCGGCGAGGTCGTCTTCGACGCCTGCTACCAGGGGAACCCGCTGGTCAACGCCCTGTGCGTGGGCGTCATGCGGCACGAGGACATCCACCTCGCCAAGGCGTCCGGCCCCGGGAACAAGGTCATCCTCTACGGCGCCCGCACCGGCGGCGACGGCATCGGCGGCGTTTCCGTCCTCGCCTCCGAGACCTTCGACGGGAGCGGCAAGCCCGCCAAGCGCCCGGCGGTCCAGGTCGGCGACCCCTTCCAGGAGAAGCTGCTCATCGAGTGCACCCTGGAGGTCTTCGCCGAGAAGCTGGTCGCCGGCATCCAGGACCTCGGCGGCGCGGGCCTGTCCTGCGCCACCTCCGAGCTGGCCTCGGCCGGCTCCGGCGGCATGCGCGTGGACCTCGACGCCGTCCCGCTGCGTGACTCCTCGCTCTCCCCCGAGGAGATCCTGATGAGCGAGTCGCAGGAGCGGATGTGCGCCATCGTGGAGCCGGACAAGGTGGACCGGTTCCTGGAGATCTGCGCCAAGTGGGACGTCCTCGCCACCGTGATCGGTGAGGTCACCGAGGGCGACCGGCTGGAGATCTTCTGGCACGGCGAGCAGATCGTGGACGTGCCGCCGCGCACCGTCGCTCACGAGGGTCCGGTCTACCACCGGCCCTACGCCCGGCCCGACTGGCAGGACGCCCTCCAGGCCGACGACCCGGCCCGGCTGCCGCGTCCGGCGGGCGGCGCCGAGTTGCGCGAGCAGGTGCTCCGGCTCGTCTCCTCGCCCAACCAGGCCGCCAAGACGTGGATCACCGCGCAGTACGACCGGTATGTACTGGGCAACACCGTGCTCGCACAGCCCGAGGACGGCGGCATGATCCGGGTGGACGAGGAGACGAACCTCGGCGTCGCCATCGCCACGGACGGCAACGGCCGGTACGCCAAGCTGGACCCGTACACCGGCGCCCAGCTCGCGCTGGCCGAGTCGTACCGCAACGTGGCCGCCACCGGCGCCCGCCCGCTCGCCGTCACCGACTGCCTGAACTTCGGCTCGCCCGAGGACCCGGCCGTCATGTGGCAGTTCGCCGAGACCACCCGGGGCCTGGCCGACGCCTGCCGGACGCTCGGCACCCCGGTCACCGGCGGAAACGTCTCTCTCTACAACCAGACGGGCGACACCGCCATCCACCCCACGCCCGTGGTCGGCGTGCTCGGCGTCATCGACGACGTCACGCGCCGCACCCCGATGGCGTTCGGGGAGGAGGGCCGGCTCATCTACCTGCTGGGTGACACGGCCGAGGAGTTCGGCGGCTCCGCGTGGTCGCAGGTGATCCACGACCACCTCGGCGGTCTGCCGCCGCGCGTCGACCTGGAACGGGAGCGGCTGCTGGCCGACATCCTGATCGCCGCCTCGCGCGACGGCATGATCGACGCCGCCCACGATCTGTCGGACGGCGGCCTGATCCAGGCGGTCGTGGAGTCCTGCCTGCGTGGCGGGAAGGGCGCCCGGCTCGTGGTGCCGGACGGCCTGGACGTGTTCACGTTCCTCTTCTCCGAGTCGGCCGGCCGCGCCGTGGTGGCCGTCCCGCGCGGCGAGGAGGTCCGTTTCACGGACATGTGCCGCGTCCGCGCCCTGCCGGCGGCCCGCGTCGGGGTGATCGACGGGGACGCCGTCATCGTGCAGGACGCTTTCACCATCGCTCTGGAAGAGCTGCGCGAAGCGCACGAGTGGGCGCTCCCGGAGCTCTTCGGCTGA
- the purQ gene encoding phosphoribosylformylglycinamidine synthase subunit PurQ yields the protein MTTRVGVVTFPGSLDDRDAQRAVKLAGAEPVALWHGDKSLRRVDAVILPGGFSYGDYLRCGAIARFSPVMETIIEEARAGLPVLGICNGFQVLCESHLLPGALSRNDHLHFICRDQRLRVENADTAWTGDYAVGDEITIPLKNGEGGYVADERTLDELEAEGRVVFRYLDVNPNGSRRDIAGITNAAGNVVGLMPHPEHAVEALTGPTTDGLGFFTSVTTSVLRKLVA from the coding sequence GTGACTACTCGTGTGGGAGTCGTCACATTTCCCGGCTCGCTCGATGACCGCGACGCGCAACGCGCCGTAAAGCTCGCCGGAGCCGAACCCGTCGCGCTCTGGCATGGCGACAAATCGCTGCGACGAGTCGATGCCGTGATCTTGCCCGGCGGATTCTCCTATGGCGACTATCTCCGCTGCGGAGCCATCGCCCGTTTCTCTCCCGTGATGGAGACGATCATTGAAGAGGCACGGGCCGGGTTGCCCGTCCTTGGCATCTGCAATGGCTTCCAGGTCCTGTGTGAATCGCACCTTCTGCCGGGCGCGCTCTCCCGTAATGACCATCTGCACTTCATCTGTCGCGATCAGCGCCTGCGCGTCGAGAACGCCGACACCGCCTGGACGGGCGACTACGCGGTGGGCGACGAGATCACCATCCCGCTGAAGAACGGCGAGGGCGGCTACGTCGCGGACGAGCGCACCCTGGACGAGCTGGAGGCCGAAGGCCGCGTCGTCTTCCGCTACCTCGACGTCAACCCCAACGGCTCCCGCCGGGACATCGCCGGCATCACCAACGCCGCCGGGAACGTCGTCGGCCTCATGCCGCACCCCGAGCACGCCGTCGAGGCGCTGACCGGTCCGACGACCGACGGCCTCGGCTTCTTCACCTCCGTCACCACCTCGGTTCTCAGGAAGCTGGTCGCCTGA
- the purS gene encoding phosphoribosylformylglycinamidine synthase subunit PurS: protein MARVVVDVMLKPEILDPQGQAVQRALPRLGFDGVRDVRQGKRFELELEGPVDDAVLDRVREMARTFLANTVIEDFDVRVEVMEGESR, encoded by the coding sequence GTGGCTCGCGTCGTAGTCGACGTCATGCTCAAGCCGGAGATCCTCGACCCCCAGGGCCAGGCGGTGCAGCGCGCACTGCCCCGGCTCGGCTTTGACGGCGTCCGTGACGTCCGTCAGGGCAAACGGTTCGAGCTCGAGTTGGAGGGCCCGGTCGACGACGCCGTTCTCGACCGCGTCCGGGAGATGGCGAGGACCTTTCTCGCGAACACCGTGATCGAGGACTTCGATGTGCGGGTCGAGGTCATGGAGGGGGAGTCCCGGTGA
- a CDS encoding histone-like nucleoid-structuring protein Lsr2: MAQRVVVSLADDIDGGEASETVAFGLDGKTYEIDLSPRNAEKLRTALAPFVEAGRKRARSGKTFHHTEVAPDPRTVRAWAGSHGMGVPARGRIPKKVYDAFNEAHAPAH, encoded by the coding sequence GTGGCACAGCGTGTAGTGGTCAGCCTCGCCGACGACATCGACGGCGGTGAAGCATCGGAAACGGTTGCCTTCGGACTCGACGGAAAGACATACGAGATCGATCTCAGTCCGCGCAACGCGGAGAAACTGCGGACCGCTCTCGCCCCCTTCGTGGAGGCCGGACGCAAGCGCGCCCGGTCCGGCAAGACCTTCCACCACACCGAGGTGGCCCCCGACCCCAGGACCGTCCGCGCCTGGGCGGGCTCGCACGGCATGGGCGTGCCGGCCCGCGGGCGCATCCCGAAGAAGGTCTATGACGCCTTCAACGAGGCCCACGCACCCGCACATTGA
- a CDS encoding pentapeptide repeat-containing protein: MTPDRPRANIDPVSHEPLIPDPELVIRDQDWYGHDLSGRRYAHHSFIDTDWTEVTDEGAVFEHCAFSGVRFNASRHTAAAFTNCTFKRCVFFDTHFTDCKLVGSLFQQCAFTLFRVSRGDWSFVGLPGADLREAVFDGVRMREADLTAARLEKATVTGTDLSGAMLHSSKLTGADLRGSDLSSLDPLTVELAGAKIGLDQAVVIATALGLDVT, encoded by the coding sequence ATGACCCCGGACCGCCCCCGCGCCAACATCGACCCGGTCTCCCACGAGCCGCTCATCCCCGATCCCGAGCTCGTGATCCGCGACCAGGACTGGTACGGCCACGACCTCTCCGGCCGCCGCTACGCGCACCACTCCTTCATCGACACCGACTGGACCGAGGTCACCGACGAGGGCGCGGTCTTCGAGCACTGCGCCTTCTCCGGCGTCCGCTTCAACGCCTCCCGCCACACCGCCGCGGCGTTCACCAACTGCACCTTCAAGCGCTGCGTCTTCTTCGACACCCACTTCACCGACTGCAAGCTGGTCGGCAGCCTCTTCCAGCAGTGCGCGTTCACCCTCTTCCGCGTCTCCCGGGGCGACTGGTCCTTCGTCGGCCTGCCCGGCGCCGACCTGCGCGAGGCGGTCTTCGACGGCGTGCGCATGCGCGAGGCGGACCTCACGGCCGCCCGCCTGGAGAAGGCCACGGTCACCGGCACGGACCTGTCCGGGGCGATGCTGCACAGCTCCAAGCTCACCGGTGCCGACCTGCGCGGCAGCGACCTGTCCAGCCTCGACCCGCTGACCGTCGAGTTGGCCGGCGCGAAGATCGGGCTGGACCAGGCGGTCGTCATCGCCACCGCCCTCGGCCTCGACGTCACGTAG
- a CDS encoding phosphoribosylaminoimidazolesuccinocarboxamide synthase has translation MPGFVEKPEPVLVPGLVHLHTGKVRDLYRNEAGDLVMVASDRVSAYDWVLGSEIPDKGRILTKLSLWWFDQLADLVPNHLISATPPPGAPAEWAGRTMICRSLRMIPVEAVARGYLTGSGLEEYNRDRTVCGLALPAGLSDGSELPGPIFTPATKAAVGAHDENVSYEEVARQVGADIAAKLRQTTIALYGRARTIARDRGLILADTKFEFGQADGAGPDDPLVLADEVLTPDSSRFWRKDEWQPGKQQKPYDKQYIRDWLTSPEATWDRTGDTPPPALPQEVVDQTRARYTEAYHFLTGQSWD, from the coding sequence GTGCCAGGATTCGTTGAGAAGCCCGAGCCGGTGCTGGTGCCAGGACTTGTGCACCTGCACACCGGGAAGGTGCGCGATCTCTACCGGAACGAGGCGGGCGATCTCGTCATGGTCGCCAGCGACCGCGTGTCGGCCTACGACTGGGTGCTCGGCAGCGAGATCCCGGACAAGGGCCGGATCCTGACGAAACTCTCCCTGTGGTGGTTCGACCAGCTCGCCGATCTCGTGCCGAACCACCTGATCTCCGCCACCCCGCCCCCCGGGGCCCCCGCCGAGTGGGCGGGCCGCACCATGATCTGCCGCTCGCTGCGGATGATCCCGGTCGAGGCCGTCGCCCGCGGCTACCTGACCGGCTCGGGCCTTGAAGAGTACAACCGGGACCGCACGGTCTGCGGTCTCGCCCTCCCCGCGGGCCTGTCCGACGGCTCCGAGCTGCCCGGCCCGATCTTCACCCCCGCCACCAAGGCCGCCGTCGGCGCCCACGACGAGAACGTGAGCTATGAGGAGGTCGCCCGCCAGGTCGGCGCGGACATCGCCGCGAAGCTGCGCCAGACCACCATCGCCCTCTACGGCCGCGCCCGGACCATCGCCAGGGACCGCGGGCTCATCCTGGCCGACACCAAGTTCGAGTTCGGCCAGGCGGATGGCGCCGGTCCGGACGACCCGCTGGTCCTCGCCGACGAGGTGCTGACCCCGGACTCGTCCCGGTTCTGGCGCAAGGACGAATGGCAGCCGGGCAAGCAGCAGAAGCCCTACGACAAGCAGTACATCCGCGACTGGCTGACCTCCCCCGAAGCCACCTGGGACCGCACCGGCGACACCCCGCCCCCCGCCCTCCCCCAGGAAGTGGTGGACCAGACCCGGGCCCGCTACACGGAGGCGTACCACTTCCTGACCGGCCAGTCCTGGGACTGA
- a CDS encoding N,N-dimethylformamidase beta subunit family domain-containing protein, producing MRESTERVRRWESGGAFTHTVADPFGQGPLPWLRAGEGHLSGSGHAVLPAQVARHSAHRPSGPRTADDVQCQIKGFTTDGAVAPGRPLDFRVTADPPGEFTIDIYRIGHFDNDGAQLLLRSPKLMGIRQPPPLIAGRAVSCHNWWLSWRLQVPVDWRPGAHVAVLTTADGEFRSHIPFTVRDDRPADLLLVLPDITWQAYNLFPEDGRGGASLYHAWDGAGRLLGERDAAVTVSFDRPYAGSGLPLHAGHAYDFIRWAERYGYDLAYTTARDLHAGRVTPSRYRGLIFCGHDEYWSAPMRQAVEDARDGGTSLVFLSANTMYWQVSLGPLPSGDEDRLLSCRKRQGPGRAVLWREQGRAEQLLLGIQYAGQVPRPHPLIVRNAGHWLWEATGAREGDELPGLVAGEADRYFPRTPLPDALSRVLLAHSPYRDGSGARRHQETSLYRAPSGAWVFASGTFAWSPALSRPGHTDARIQRATANLLDRICKRD from the coding sequence TTGAGAGAGAGCACGGAACGCGTCCGGCGTTGGGAGTCGGGCGGCGCGTTCACCCACACGGTCGCCGATCCGTTCGGGCAGGGGCCGCTGCCCTGGCTCCGGGCCGGCGAGGGCCACCTGTCCGGCAGCGGCCACGCCGTCCTGCCCGCCCAGGTCGCCCGGCACTCCGCCCACCGGCCGTCGGGGCCCCGCACCGCCGACGACGTCCAGTGCCAGATCAAGGGCTTCACGACGGACGGCGCCGTCGCCCCCGGCCGGCCGCTGGACTTCCGGGTGACAGCCGACCCGCCCGGCGAGTTCACCATCGACATCTACCGAATCGGCCATTTCGACAACGACGGCGCCCAGTTGCTCCTGCGCAGCCCCAAGCTGATGGGCATCCGCCAGCCGCCCCCGCTGATCGCCGGCCGCGCCGTCTCCTGCCACAACTGGTGGCTGTCCTGGCGCCTCCAGGTCCCCGTGGACTGGCGGCCGGGCGCCCATGTCGCCGTCCTCACCACGGCGGACGGCGAATTCCGTTCGCACATCCCGTTCACCGTCCGGGACGACCGCCCCGCGGACCTCCTGTTGGTGCTCCCCGACATCACCTGGCAGGCGTACAACCTCTTCCCCGAGGACGGCCGCGGCGGCGCCAGCCTCTACCACGCCTGGGACGGCGCCGGCCGGCTGCTCGGCGAGCGGGACGCCGCCGTCACCGTCTCGTTCGACCGCCCTTACGCCGGCTCCGGCCTGCCCCTGCACGCCGGGCACGCCTACGACTTCATCCGCTGGGCCGAGCGCTACGGATACGACCTCGCGTACACCACGGCCCGCGACCTGCACGCCGGGCGCGTCACCCCCTCCCGGTACCGGGGCCTGATCTTCTGCGGCCACGACGAGTACTGGTCGGCCCCCATGCGCCAGGCCGTCGAGGACGCCCGCGACGGCGGCACCTCCCTGGTCTTCCTCTCCGCCAACACCATGTACTGGCAGGTGTCGCTGGGCCCGCTGCCCTCCGGTGACGAGGACCGGCTGCTGAGCTGCCGCAAGCGCCAGGGCCCCGGCCGCGCCGTGCTCTGGCGCGAGCAGGGCCGCGCGGAGCAGCTCCTGCTCGGCATCCAGTACGCCGGCCAGGTCCCGCGCCCGCATCCGCTGATCGTGCGCAACGCCGGACACTGGCTGTGGGAGGCCACCGGCGCCCGGGAGGGCGACGAACTGCCGGGCCTCGTCGCGGGCGAGGCGGACCGTTACTTCCCGCGCACCCCGTTGCCCGACGCGCTCAGCCGCGTTCTGCTCGCCCACTCCCCGTACCGCGACGGGTCGGGCGCCCGCCGCCATCAGGAGACGTCGCTGTACCGGGCGCCGAGCGGAGCCTGGGTGTTCGCGTCGGGAACCTTCGCGTGGTCGCCCGCGCTGAGCCGCCCCGGGCACACGGACGCGCGTATCCAGCGCGCCACCGCGAACCTCCTGGACCGCATCTGCAAACGGGACTGA